A window of Sphingobium herbicidovorans contains these coding sequences:
- a CDS encoding fumarate hydratase, with product MTVIKTADLIESVADALQFISYYHPMDYIRALGKAYEAEANPAAKDAIAQILTNSRMCAEGHRPICQDTGIVNVFIKWGMDCRLDDNSRSMQDVVDEGVRRAYLNPENRLRASILRDPAFSRQNTKDNTPCVLNVEMVPGNKVIVDVAAKGGGSENKTKFKMMNPSDSIVDWVLEMIPQMGAGWCPPGMLGIGIGGTAEKAVALAKESLMEPIDMGELKARGPQNDIERLRIEIFDKVNALGIGAQGLGGLSTILDVKIYDYPCHAAGKPVAMIPNCAATRHAHFTLDGSGPAYLEAPKLSEWPQVDWKPSKEAIRVDLDTLTPEVVQSWKHGDRLLLNGKMLTGRDAAHKRIQDMLAKGEQLPVDFKGRVIYYVGPVDPVRDEVVGPAGPTTATRMDKFMNMMLEQGLAACVGKAERGPAATDSIAKHKSAYLMAVGGAAYLVARAIKGAKVVGFEDLGMEAIYEFDVQDMPVTVAVDSDGQNVHRLAPLVWQEKIKKEGLLEKA from the coding sequence ATGACCGTCATCAAGACCGCCGATCTGATCGAAAGCGTCGCCGACGCGCTTCAGTTCATCAGTTACTATCACCCGATGGATTACATCCGCGCGCTGGGCAAAGCCTATGAGGCGGAAGCCAATCCGGCGGCGAAGGACGCCATCGCGCAGATCCTGACCAACAGCCGCATGTGCGCGGAAGGGCATCGCCCGATCTGCCAGGACACCGGCATCGTCAATGTCTTCATCAAATGGGGCATGGATTGCCGCCTCGACGACAACAGCCGTTCGATGCAGGACGTCGTCGACGAAGGCGTGCGCCGTGCTTACCTGAACCCGGAAAACCGCCTGCGCGCCTCCATCCTGCGCGACCCGGCTTTCTCGCGCCAGAACACCAAGGACAACACGCCCTGCGTGCTGAATGTCGAAATGGTGCCGGGCAACAAGGTGATCGTCGACGTTGCGGCCAAGGGTGGCGGCTCGGAAAACAAGACCAAGTTCAAGATGATGAACCCCAGCGATTCGATCGTCGATTGGGTGCTGGAGATGATCCCGCAGATGGGCGCTGGCTGGTGCCCGCCCGGCATGCTGGGCATCGGCATCGGCGGCACGGCGGAAAAGGCTGTGGCGCTCGCCAAGGAATCGCTGATGGAGCCCATCGACATGGGCGAGCTCAAAGCGCGCGGCCCGCAGAATGATATTGAACGCCTGCGCATCGAGATTTTCGACAAGGTGAATGCGCTCGGCATCGGCGCGCAGGGGCTGGGCGGGCTTTCGACCATCCTCGACGTCAAGATCTACGACTATCCCTGCCACGCGGCGGGCAAGCCGGTGGCGATGATCCCCAACTGCGCCGCCACCCGCCACGCGCACTTCACGCTCGACGGTTCAGGCCCCGCCTATCTGGAAGCGCCCAAGCTGTCCGAATGGCCACAGGTCGATTGGAAGCCGAGCAAGGAAGCGATCCGCGTCGATCTCGACACGCTGACGCCCGAAGTCGTCCAGAGCTGGAAGCATGGCGACCGCCTGCTGCTGAACGGCAAGATGCTCACTGGCCGCGACGCCGCGCATAAGCGTATTCAGGACATGCTGGCCAAGGGCGAGCAGCTGCCGGTCGATTTCAAGGGCCGCGTCATCTATTATGTCGGCCCGGTTGACCCGGTACGCGACGAAGTGGTCGGCCCCGCTGGCCCCACCACCGCGACCCGCATGGACAAGTTCATGAACATGATGCTGGAACAGGGCCTCGCCGCCTGCGTCGGCAAAGCCGAGCGCGGTCCGGCGGCGACCGACAGCATCGCCAAGCATAAGAGCGCCTATCTGATGGCGGTCGGCGGCGCGGCCTATCTGGTCGCCCGCGCGATCAAGGGCGCAAAGGTCGTCGGCTTTGAAGATCTCGGCATGGAAGCGATCTACGAATTTGACGTGCAGGACATGCCCGTGACGGTCGCCGTGGACAGCGATGGCCAGAACGTCCACCGCCTCGCCCCGCTGGTGTGGCAGGAAAAGATCAAGAAGGAAGGTCTTCTCGAAAAGGCATGA
- a CDS encoding DUF3297 family protein — MSDTPPDRLSTNPRSAFFDMDVLQRGIGIRFKDRVRTDVEEYCISEGWIRVAAGKTRDRNGQPLTIKLTGPVEAWFERPAEGEEEKPADAE, encoded by the coding sequence ATGAGCGACACGCCTCCCGACCGCCTTTCCACCAACCCGCGCAGCGCCTTTTTCGACATGGACGTGCTGCAACGGGGAATCGGCATCCGCTTCAAGGACCGCGTCCGCACGGATGTCGAGGAATATTGCATCTCGGAAGGCTGGATTCGCGTCGCAGCCGGCAAGACCCGCGACCGCAACGGCCAGCCGCTGACGATCAAGCTGACCGGCCCGGTCGAAGCCTGGTTCGAACGCCCGGCCGAGGGTGAGGAAGAAAAGCCCGCCGACGCGGAATAA
- a CDS encoding cytochrome b/b6 domain-containing protein, whose translation MAGPSPHVAPPTPIVLRHRWPVRLWHWLNAILLYVLFTSGLGIFNAHPRLYWGQYGANFDHAWLELERFGGWITLPGHYDLAMSRHWHLAAAPLFAFALLAYMLWALMKGHIARDLAFRREDLAPRHILRDILDHARLRFPTGEAALRYNVLQKASYIAVIFVALPLLILTGLTMSPGMNAAWPWLVDLFGGRQSARSIHFIMAFALATFFLVHIVMVLLAGPINELRSMITGRYRLPRERP comes from the coding sequence ATGGCTGGTCCTTCGCCCCATGTCGCCCCGCCGACGCCGATCGTGCTCCGGCACCGCTGGCCGGTGCGATTGTGGCACTGGCTCAACGCCATCCTGCTGTACGTTCTTTTCACCAGCGGCCTTGGCATCTTCAACGCCCATCCCCGGCTCTACTGGGGGCAATATGGGGCGAATTTCGACCATGCCTGGCTGGAACTGGAGCGTTTCGGCGGCTGGATCACCCTGCCCGGCCATTATGATCTCGCCATGTCGCGGCACTGGCATCTGGCGGCCGCACCTCTTTTCGCCTTCGCCCTGCTGGCCTACATGCTCTGGGCGCTGATGAAGGGTCACATCGCGCGCGATCTCGCTTTCCGTCGGGAAGACCTCGCCCCGCGCCATATCTTGCGGGACATCCTCGATCACGCCCGATTACGCTTTCCAACCGGCGAAGCGGCCCTGCGCTACAATGTCCTGCAGAAGGCGAGCTATATCGCCGTTATCTTCGTCGCGCTCCCGCTGCTCATCCTGACCGGCTTGACCATGTCGCCCGGCATGAACGCCGCATGGCCCTGGCTGGTCGATCTGTTCGGCGGGCGGCAGTCGGCCCGGTCTATCCATTTCATCATGGCATTCGCGCTGGCCACCTTTTTCCTTGTCCATATCGTCATGGTGCTGCTCGCCGGACCAATCAATGAACTGCGTTCCATGATCACCGGCCGTTACCGGCTGCCAAGGGAACGGCCATGA
- a CDS encoding outer membrane protein yields MKTVIFAAVAAAAVAAPAFAQDAAPFTGPRAGVTVGYDNLGNEGVSYGVSAGYDIALTPNVTFGPEVTLGDSTVDAPGSEVSRDLAASVRLGYILTPQVLAFGKVGYASTRLEASNSNFGFALEGVRFGGGLEYAINGNTYISAEYQRTEYEDNGSRDAGVVGIGFRF; encoded by the coding sequence ATGAAGACTGTGATTTTCGCAGCCGTTGCTGCTGCCGCTGTTGCGGCCCCCGCGTTCGCTCAGGACGCTGCTCCCTTCACCGGCCCCCGCGCAGGCGTGACCGTTGGTTACGACAACCTCGGCAACGAAGGCGTGAGCTACGGCGTGAGCGCTGGCTACGACATCGCCCTGACCCCGAACGTGACCTTCGGTCCGGAAGTCACGCTGGGCGACAGCACCGTTGATGCCCCCGGTTCGGAAGTAAGCCGCGACCTGGCCGCTTCGGTCCGTCTGGGCTACATCCTGACCCCGCAGGTTCTGGCGTTCGGCAAGGTTGGCTACGCCAGCACCCGCCTCGAAGCGTCGAACAGCAACTTCGGCTTCGCGCTGGAAGGCGTTCGTTTCGGCGGTGGTCTGGAATATGCCATCAACGGCAACACCTACATCTCGGCTGAATATCAGCGCACCGAGTATGAAGACAATGGCAGCCGTGACGCTGGCGTCGTCGGCATCGGCTTCCGTTTCTAA
- a CDS encoding endonuclease domain-containing protein, whose product MIAQILPIERWGGGPPKAVEGKSAMPPIRKTVELARYLRRAMSPSEVALWQWLRSRPQGMKFRRQHPVGPYVLDFYCAPARLAVEVDGSSHDHASQIAQDERRDAWLQAQGIRMLRIKAADVLHDLDNVMLHILLHCRALALRQSAAGPPPHAWHGED is encoded by the coding sequence ATGATCGCGCAGATCCTCCCCATTGAAAGATGGGGAGGGGGACCGCCGAAGGCGGTGGAGGGGAAGAGCGCGATGCCGCCGATAAGGAAGACGGTTGAGTTGGCTCGTTACCTGCGGCGAGCGATGTCTCCTTCAGAGGTTGCGCTATGGCAATGGCTGCGCTCGCGCCCACAAGGTATGAAGTTTAGAAGGCAGCATCCCGTCGGACCCTATGTGCTGGATTTCTACTGCGCACCCGCTCGGCTCGCGGTCGAGGTGGACGGGAGCAGTCACGATCATGCCAGCCAGATCGCGCAGGACGAGCGCCGGGATGCATGGCTGCAAGCCCAAGGCATCCGGATGCTAAGGATCAAAGCAGCCGATGTTCTCCACGATCTCGACAATGTGATGCTGCACATTCTTCTCCACTGCCGCGCCCTTGCCCTCCGCCAATCTGCGGCTGGTCCCCCTCCCCATGCCTGGCATGGGGAGGATTAA
- a CDS encoding SAM-dependent methyltransferase: MKLFDRVIKRLVSRGQLTIIYHDGRKVTVGAPDPAFPSLALKFRDARVPLDIIKDPRLGMAEAYIDGRVGIEGGGIMELISLIRANNSWESGKSISDMGALKRGFKSIRQTLWRANHRARAKANVAHHYDLSGALYALFLDRDRQYSCAYWPDADNEAGISLEQAQEDKKAHIAAKLHLKPGMKVLDIGCGWGGMALYLHRTCGVDVTGITLSEEQLKVARQRAQEAGVADHVRFELIDYRDIEGPFDRIVSVGMFEHVGTAHYRTFFDKCTQLLTRDGVMLVHTIGRVGGPGITDAFTQKYIFPGGYIPALSEMIQGSEGTRLMVTDVEVLRIHYGLTIRQWYARAMARRADIIALYDERFFRLWTFYLAGAATVFEHGSMVNYQVQYVRDRRALPITRDYIAQAEEALQGK; this comes from the coding sequence ATGAAACTGTTCGATCGGGTCATCAAGCGGTTGGTCTCGCGGGGGCAACTGACCATCATCTATCATGACGGCAGGAAAGTGACGGTCGGCGCCCCCGATCCGGCCTTCCCGTCGCTTGCCCTGAAGTTCCGCGACGCCCGCGTGCCGCTGGACATCATCAAGGATCCGCGCCTTGGCATGGCCGAAGCCTATATCGACGGGCGCGTCGGCATCGAGGGCGGCGGGATCATGGAGCTTATCTCGCTGATCCGCGCCAACAACAGCTGGGAAAGCGGCAAGTCGATCAGCGACATGGGCGCGCTCAAGCGGGGGTTCAAGTCGATCCGCCAGACGCTCTGGCGCGCCAATCACCGCGCGCGGGCAAAGGCGAATGTCGCCCATCATTACGACCTGTCGGGCGCGCTCTACGCCCTCTTCCTCGATCGCGACCGCCAATATAGCTGCGCCTATTGGCCGGACGCCGACAATGAAGCGGGCATCAGCCTGGAACAGGCGCAGGAGGACAAGAAGGCGCATATCGCGGCCAAGCTGCACCTGAAACCGGGGATGAAGGTGCTGGACATCGGCTGCGGCTGGGGCGGGATGGCGCTTTACCTGCACCGCACCTGCGGCGTCGATGTGACCGGCATCACCCTGTCGGAAGAACAGCTGAAGGTCGCGCGCCAACGGGCGCAGGAGGCTGGCGTCGCCGATCATGTCCGGTTCGAACTGATCGACTATCGCGACATCGAAGGGCCCTTCGACCGGATCGTGTCGGTCGGCATGTTCGAACATGTGGGCACCGCGCACTACCGCACCTTCTTCGACAAGTGCACCCAATTGCTGACGCGCGACGGCGTGATGCTGGTCCACACGATCGGCCGTGTTGGCGGGCCGGGGATCACCGACGCCTTCACCCAGAAATATATATTCCCCGGCGGCTATATCCCGGCGCTCTCCGAAATGATCCAGGGCAGCGAGGGCACGCGGCTGATGGTCACCGATGTAGAGGTGCTGCGTATCCATTACGGCCTCACCATCCGGCAATGGTATGCCCGCGCCATGGCGCGCCGCGCCGACATCATCGCCCTGTATGACGAGCGATTTTTCCGCCTCTGGACCTTTTACCTCGCCGGGGCCGCGACGGTGTTCGAACATGGCAGCATGGTGAACTACCAGGTGCAATATGTGCGCGACCGCCGCGCCCTGCCGATCACCCGCGACTATATCGCGCAAGCCGAAGAGGCGCTGCAGGGCAAGTAA
- a CDS encoding CHAP domain-containing protein, whose product MFRYVRGAVWLLAGLIATPVSGATALQCVPYARIVSGVNIRGDALTWWDQAQDRYARGHLPRRGAVMAFRPYGPMVLGHVAVVSKVLDDRRVLIRHANWSVPGAIEEDVLAIDVSDAGDWSAVRVWHSPTGQMGARTNPTFGFIYPGKAQLRPFEPDPALGASVRFAKADPAVWEQAGPAAKAVDESEGAERLAGLGRSLRKALREPRLETDMRAIQFADAAPSGRSLRDIIADVKRDARLR is encoded by the coding sequence ATGTTTCGATATGTTCGCGGAGCAGTGTGGCTGTTGGCGGGGCTGATCGCGACGCCGGTATCCGGCGCAACGGCTCTGCAATGCGTACCCTATGCGCGGATCGTTTCCGGGGTGAATATCCGGGGCGATGCGCTGACCTGGTGGGATCAGGCGCAGGACCGCTATGCGCGCGGCCATCTGCCTCGGCGCGGGGCAGTGATGGCATTTCGTCCCTATGGGCCGATGGTGCTGGGCCATGTCGCCGTGGTCAGCAAGGTGCTGGACGACCGGCGCGTGTTGATTCGCCATGCCAACTGGTCGGTGCCCGGCGCAATCGAGGAAGATGTGCTGGCCATTGATGTGTCGGATGCGGGCGACTGGAGCGCGGTGCGTGTGTGGCACAGTCCAACGGGGCAAATGGGCGCGCGGACCAATCCGACTTTCGGTTTCATCTATCCGGGCAAGGCGCAGTTGCGGCCGTTCGAGCCCGATCCGGCGCTGGGCGCAAGCGTCCGCTTTGCGAAGGCGGATCCGGCGGTATGGGAGCAGGCCGGGCCAGCAGCCAAGGCTGTCGATGAAAGCGAGGGGGCCGAACGCCTCGCCGGTCTTGGCCGTTCCTTGCGCAAGGCATTGCGCGAGCCACGGCTGGAAACCGATATGCGCGCTATCCAGTTTGCCGACGCTGCGCCGTCGGGACGGTCGCTGCGCGACATCATCGCTGATGTGAAGCGGGACGCTCGGCTGCGTTGA
- a CDS encoding DUF350 domain-containing protein, whose amino-acid sequence MTDPMPVIQSLLSGLPIFLLHLACATLVWLAALALYMWITPHDEFALIRAGNEAAAISLGGAAIGLAIPLALCLAGSVNVWDVMIWGSVTLVLQLIAFRFVDFLLGSLSTRIEANERAAAVFLAMMKAAIACLTAAAVAG is encoded by the coding sequence ATGACCGATCCCATGCCCGTTATCCAGAGCCTGCTTTCCGGGCTCCCGATCTTCCTGCTTCACCTTGCCTGCGCGACGCTGGTCTGGCTGGCGGCCCTTGCGCTTTACATGTGGATTACCCCGCATGATGAATTCGCCCTGATCCGCGCTGGGAACGAAGCGGCGGCAATATCGCTGGGCGGCGCTGCGATTGGCCTCGCCATCCCGTTGGCGCTGTGCCTTGCCGGATCGGTCAATGTCTGGGACGTCATGATCTGGGGCAGCGTCACGCTTGTGCTGCAACTCATCGCCTTTCGCTTCGTCGATTTCCTGCTCGGCTCGCTCTCCACCCGGATCGAGGCGAACGAGCGGGCGGCCGCCGTCTTCCTTGCCATGATGAAAGCCGCGATCGCATGCCTGACGGCTGCGGCCGTGGCGGGCTAA
- a CDS encoding EamA family transporter: protein MISSPIWLPATLLAGAVQAWRTAIQRRVSHSLSVNAAGLVRYLYGLPFALGLLGGYRLLVPGQLPSADPLFLLFCLGGGLAQIIATNLLILAFAHRNFVVGTAYSKTEAVQGAALSFLLMGERLNPLAWAGIGCGVMGVMLLSTGGKRMGPADFMKALGQPAALTGIASGFFFALTAIAIRRATQEVGGSDPILAALIVLVVTVALQTLMQGSYLLAREAGEMRKVLATWRVSGQVGLLSALGSACWFTGFATAPVALVRIVGQIEVAFTLGFGHFYLGERMSRSEVAGLLLVVGGVVLALAGAL, encoded by the coding sequence ATGATCTCTTCTCCCATCTGGCTTCCCGCGACGCTGCTGGCCGGGGCGGTGCAAGCCTGGCGCACGGCCATCCAGCGCCGCGTCAGTCACAGCCTGTCTGTCAACGCCGCCGGGCTGGTGCGCTATCTGTACGGTCTGCCCTTCGCTCTGGGGCTGCTGGGCGGTTACCGGCTGCTCGTTCCGGGGCAGTTGCCCAGCGCGGACCCCTTGTTTCTGCTTTTCTGCCTGGGCGGCGGGCTGGCGCAGATTATCGCCACCAATCTGCTGATCCTGGCCTTTGCCCATCGAAACTTCGTCGTGGGCACCGCCTATTCAAAGACCGAAGCTGTGCAGGGCGCCGCCCTGTCCTTCCTGCTGATGGGCGAACGGCTCAATCCACTCGCCTGGGCCGGGATCGGCTGCGGCGTCATGGGCGTGATGCTGCTGTCCACCGGGGGCAAGCGCATGGGTCCGGCGGATTTCATGAAAGCGCTGGGCCAGCCCGCCGCGCTCACCGGCATCGCGTCCGGCTTTTTCTTTGCCCTCACCGCCATCGCGATCCGCCGCGCAACGCAGGAGGTCGGCGGCAGCGATCCCATACTGGCCGCGCTGATCGTGCTTGTCGTCACGGTCGCGCTGCAAACATTGATGCAGGGCAGCTATCTGTTGGCGCGCGAGGCCGGGGAGATGCGCAAGGTGCTGGCGACCTGGCGTGTATCCGGCCAGGTCGGGCTTTTGTCCGCGCTCGGTTCGGCCTGCTGGTTCACGGGCTTTGCCACCGCGCCCGTGGCGCTGGTCCGGATCGTCGGCCAGATAGAGGTCGCCTTCACCCTGGGCTTCGGCCATTTCTATCTTGGGGAAAGGATGAGCCGCAGCGAAGTGGCCGGGCTTCTGCTGGTCGTTGGCGGGGTCGTGCTGGCGCTGGCGGGCGCGCTCTAG
- the recF gene encoding DNA replication/repair protein RecF (All proteins in this family for which functions are known are DNA-binding proteins that assist the filamentation of RecA onto DNA for the initiation of recombination or recombinational repair.), with translation MIGRLTLSDFRNHADALILPDHAFIVLTGENGAGKTNILEAVSMLAPGRGLRGAAMRDMARQGGPGSFGVAAEVDGVVLGTGTSPQAPDRRQVRIGGVSSSANALADHLAIMWLTPAMDRLFMDSPGGRRRFLDRLTLALHPGHAVHSARYEAAMRARNRLLTDLKSADPAWLTALEAQMDEHAAAISAARGDLVARLGAQLAGQPDEPFARPLVAIEGEDGGEEALGPRLARERRRDAAAGRTLSGPHRQDLAVTHAAKGQAAALCSTGEQKALLLSILLAHAALVAAHRGQPPVLLLDEVAAHLDPSRRAALFERLTEAGGQVWMTGTESSLFSSLSDATRFTVTSGRLFRSAD, from the coding sequence ATGATCGGCCGCCTGACCTTAAGCGATTTCCGCAATCATGCGGACGCGCTGATCCTGCCCGATCACGCCTTCATCGTGCTGACCGGCGAAAATGGCGCGGGCAAGACCAATATATTGGAGGCCGTGTCGATGCTGGCCCCCGGTCGCGGCCTGCGGGGCGCGGCGATGCGCGACATGGCGCGGCAGGGCGGGCCGGGCAGCTTCGGTGTGGCGGCGGAGGTGGATGGCGTCGTGCTGGGCACCGGCACATCGCCCCAGGCGCCCGACCGGCGGCAGGTGCGGATAGGCGGTGTGTCCTCTTCGGCGAATGCGCTGGCCGACCATCTGGCGATCATGTGGCTGACCCCGGCGATGGACAGGTTGTTCATGGACAGTCCGGGCGGGCGGCGGCGCTTCCTCGACCGGCTGACGCTGGCGCTGCATCCGGGGCATGCCGTGCACAGCGCGCGCTATGAAGCCGCGATGCGCGCGCGCAACCGGTTGCTGACCGACCTGAAAAGCGCGGACCCCGCGTGGTTGACGGCGCTGGAAGCGCAGATGGACGAGCATGCCGCCGCGATTTCCGCCGCGCGGGGCGATCTGGTCGCGCGGCTGGGGGCGCAGCTTGCGGGACAGCCGGACGAACCCTTTGCCCGGCCCTTGGTGGCGATCGAGGGAGAAGATGGGGGCGAAGAGGCGCTTGGCCCACGTCTGGCGCGGGAGCGGCGGCGCGACGCGGCAGCGGGGCGCACATTGTCCGGGCCGCACCGGCAGGATCTGGCTGTCACCCACGCCGCCAAGGGGCAGGCGGCCGCGCTTTGTTCGACCGGTGAGCAAAAGGCTTTGCTGCTGTCGATCCTGCTCGCCCATGCCGCGCTGGTCGCCGCGCATCGCGGCCAGCCGCCGGTACTGCTGCTCGACGAAGTGGCGGCTCATCTCGACCCGTCGCGACGGGCTGCGTTGTTCGAACGGTTAACGGAAGCGGGCGGGCAGGTGTGGATGACGGGAACGGAGTCCAGCCTTTTCAGTAGTTTGTCCGATGCAACCCGATTTACCGTAACATCGGGCCGATTGTTTCGTTCCGCAGATTAA
- a CDS encoding CHAP domain-containing protein, with protein MIGAFRAFIATATLALGALIVTPAAAGTLQCVPYARQVSGIEIYGNAHTWWNQAEGRYARGHEPREGAVLAFAASRSMPVGHVAMVSKVVSEREVLLTHANWSYRGGIERNVRAIDVSPNNDWTDVRVWYGPIGGLGLRSNPANGFIYPVQASEPAPTIQIAMADRAASTAHAAF; from the coding sequence ATGATCGGTGCTTTTCGCGCATTTATCGCGACTGCTACGCTTGCGCTCGGCGCACTGATCGTTACCCCCGCCGCTGCCGGTACGCTGCAGTGCGTGCCCTATGCCCGTCAGGTTTCCGGCATCGAGATTTACGGCAACGCCCATACTTGGTGGAACCAGGCCGAAGGTCGTTATGCGCGAGGCCATGAGCCGCGCGAGGGCGCTGTGCTGGCCTTCGCGGCGAGCCGGTCGATGCCCGTCGGTCATGTCGCCATGGTCAGCAAGGTCGTCAGCGAGCGCGAAGTGCTGCTGACCCATGCCAACTGGTCCTATCGTGGCGGGATCGAGCGCAATGTCCGCGCCATCGACGTGTCGCCGAACAATGACTGGACCGATGTGCGCGTATGGTACGGCCCCATCGGCGGCCTGGGCCTGCGGTCCAACCCGGCCAACGGCTTCATCTATCCGGTGCAGGCGAGCGAGCCCGCCCCGACGATCCAGATCGCGATGGCCGATCGCGCGGCCTCCACCGCGCACGCTGCTTTCTGA
- a CDS encoding molybdopterin-binding protein produces the protein MSLIFDRRTLLVGATATLAGCDRLARNEGVREALFSAENFHKWAQRSLMTRDAMAREFRPDQISPIFRSNGTANPNTPEYRALWRTGFADWRLKITGLVDRPLSLSLAQLRSLPHREQITRHDCVEGWSAIGKWRGVPLALILDAARMNSRARYILFHCADFMGDGRPYYESIDLIDAFHPQTVLAFALNDRPLTVANGAPLRLRVERHLGYKHAKYLMEIKAVDSLSGIGEGKGGYWEDRAGYDWYAGI, from the coding sequence ATGAGCCTGATCTTCGACCGCCGCACTCTGCTGGTCGGCGCGACGGCCACGCTCGCGGGCTGCGACCGGCTGGCGCGGAACGAAGGCGTGCGCGAGGCGCTCTTTTCCGCCGAGAATTTCCACAAATGGGCGCAGCGCAGCCTGATGACGCGCGACGCGATGGCGCGCGAGTTTCGGCCCGACCAGATCTCGCCCATTTTCCGCTCCAATGGCACCGCCAACCCGAACACGCCCGAATATCGGGCGCTGTGGCGCACCGGCTTTGCCGACTGGCGGCTGAAGATCACGGGCCTGGTCGACCGCCCGCTCTCCCTGTCGCTCGCCCAGCTGCGCAGCCTGCCCCATCGCGAACAGATCACCCGCCACGATTGCGTCGAAGGGTGGAGCGCCATCGGCAAGTGGCGCGGCGTGCCGTTGGCGCTCATCCTCGACGCAGCGCGCATGAACAGCCGTGCGCGCTATATCCTGTTTCACTGCGCCGACTTCATGGGTGACGGGCGGCCCTATTATGAAAGCATCGACCTGATCGACGCCTTTCATCCCCAGACGGTCCTCGCCTTCGCGCTTAACGATCGGCCGCTCACAGTCGCCAACGGCGCGCCGCTGCGACTGCGCGTCGAACGGCACCTGGGCTACAAACATGCTAAATATCTGATGGAGATAAAGGCCGTCGACAGCCTCTCCGGCATTGGCGAAGGCAAGGGCGGCTATTGGGAGGACCGTGCAGGATATGATTGGTATGCAGGCATTTGA
- a CDS encoding S1 family peptidase, whose amino-acid sequence MARRSLGCLPLMLGGILALAWIGEVTRPTPLQVEVYDPRSPRRPMPQWSDETFVIQDRLDGPADSMGTAFAIDQDGVWLTAEHVTHGCARIGIDEGGIARPVSRVVASREADAALVRDGMPSGHALPLSDRMPPPGSAGFHMGFPAGRPTLVMSELIGAASARRGRTEETQPVLAWAEVGRLPEGDHTLSGISGGPVFAEDGHVVGVNSAATDRRGRILTTAPDAMIRLVQASRAVNDRPVAYPFTGLADAEVRFASWLEQGVIRRIFCDVDDGPG is encoded by the coding sequence ATGGCGCGGCGGAGCCTTGGCTGCCTGCCGCTGATGCTGGGCGGCATATTGGCGCTCGCCTGGATTGGCGAGGTCACGCGCCCGACGCCGTTGCAGGTCGAAGTCTACGACCCTCGCTCCCCCCGCCGCCCCATGCCGCAATGGAGCGACGAGACATTCGTGATCCAGGACCGGCTCGACGGGCCCGCCGACAGCATGGGTACGGCCTTTGCCATTGATCAGGACGGCGTCTGGCTGACGGCCGAACATGTCACGCACGGCTGCGCCCGCATCGGCATTGACGAAGGCGGGATCGCGCGCCCCGTATCCCGCGTCGTGGCAAGCCGTGAGGCCGACGCCGCACTCGTGCGCGATGGCATGCCCAGCGGCCATGCGCTGCCCCTGTCAGACCGTATGCCGCCACCGGGATCGGCCGGATTCCATATGGGCTTCCCCGCGGGCCGCCCCACCCTCGTCATGTCCGAACTGATCGGCGCGGCTAGCGCCCGCCGGGGTCGGACCGAAGAAACGCAGCCCGTGCTCGCATGGGCAGAGGTTGGCCGCTTGCCAGAGGGTGACCACACCCTGTCCGGCATCAGCGGCGGCCCCGTCTTTGCCGAGGATGGGCATGTCGTCGGCGTCAACAGCGCGGCGACCGACAGGCGGGGCCGCATCCTTACCACCGCGCCCGACGCCATGATCCGGCTGGTGCAGGCCAGCCGCGCGGTCAATGACCGGCCGGTCGCCTACCCCTTCACCGGCCTTGCCGATGCAGAGGTGCGCTTTGCTTCATGGCTGGAACAGGGCGTGATCCGCCGCATCTTCTGCGACGTCGATGACGGCCCCGGTTGA